CACGGCGACGCGCGCGCCGCCCGGCCATTGCGGGTCCGGGGGCGTTTGTCCGTATCCCGCCAGATCGCGGGGAAGAGGTGAGCTTTGTGTCATGGCTGGAGCTTCAGTTTGCGATCGGGTCGAGCTCGATCTGGAAGGGCAGGGTGGCGAATTCCGTGTCGCTGCCATCCGGCAGGCGCCGCACCATCGACACCAGCGCGGCTTCCATCCCGTCCCCCATCAGCCCGGTATGCCAGACACCAGGGTGATAGGCGATGCCCCATCCGGCCGGCACGTGGATCGCGGCCAACTGGTCCAGCCGGGACGGCGCGGGTCCGGGCGGCGCCGCGACCACGACCAGTCGGCTGGCGCCCAGGGGAACGAAGGCCTGCACCGAATAGGGGTGGCGTTCCAGGCCGTTGAGCGGGCTTGCCGCGCG
This genomic interval from Bordetella genomosp. 8 contains the following:
- a CDS encoding ureidoglycolate lyase, which translates into the protein MALRHIVVRPEAGDIQLEPYGVVFPVTPGDERIPVPLGTDISARGAFTATVIRARAWRAASPLNGLERHPYSVQAFVPLGASRLVVVAAPPGPAPSRLDQLAAIHVPAGWGIAYHPGVWHTGLMGDGMEAALVSMVRRLPDGSDTEFATLPFQIELDPIAN